Proteins co-encoded in one Brassica oleracea var. oleracea cultivar TO1000 chromosome C4, BOL, whole genome shotgun sequence genomic window:
- the LOC106340042 gene encoding uncharacterized protein At4g14342 codes for MQASDRFNINSQLEHLQAKYVGTGHADLSRFEWAVNIQRDSYASYIGHYPMLAYFAIAENESIGRERYNFMQKMLLPCGLPPEREDD; via the exons ATGCAG GCAAGTGATAGATTTAACATCAATTCTCAGCTTGAGCATCTTCAAGCTAAATATGTTGGCACTGGTCATGCTGATTTGAGCAGATT TGAGTGGGCTGTGAACATTCAGCGTGATAGCTATGCTTCATACATTGGCCACTACCCAATGCTTGCTTACTTTGCTATCGCTGAGAACGAGTCCATTGGACGCGAACGCTACAACTTCATGCAG AAAATGCTGTTGCCGTGCGGCCTTCCTCCAGAGAGAGAAGACGATTAG